cacttgtatgaatatcaagagctcagatggaaacgcagttctaagcaaagaagggaaagcacaaaggtggaaggagtatatagatggtctatacaagggcgatgtacttgaggacaatattatggaaatggaagaggatgtagatgaagatgaaatgggagatacgatactgcgtgaagagttttacagatcactgaaagacctgagtcgaaacaaggccctgggagtagacaacattccattagaactactggcagccttgggagagccagtcctgacaaaagtctaccatatagtgagcaagatgtatgagactggcgaaataccctcagacttcaagaagaatataataattccaatcccaaagaaagcaggtgttggcagatgtgaaattacagaattatcagtttcataagtcatggctgcaaaatattaacactaattctttacagacgaatggaaaagctggtacaagccgacctctgggaagatcagtttggattccgtagaaatatgggaacacgtgaggcaatactgaccttaccacttatcttagaagaaagattaaggaaaggcgaacctacgtttctagcatttgtagactgagagaaagcttttgacaatgttgactggaatactctctttcaatttctgaaggtggcaggggtaaaatacagggggcgaaaggctatttaccatttgtacagaaaccagatggcagttataagagtcgaggggcatgaaagtgaagcggctgttgggaagggagtgagacagggttgtagcctctccccgatgttattcgatctgtatattgagcaagcagtaaaggaaacagaagaaaaatttggagtaggtattaaaatcagacTATGGTTGGTTTCGCCCATGAGTCTTCGATCTTGATCCATCTGAAGCATCATTTGCTCTGTGCATCAGTTCGATACTGGTGCGCGCTGCTGCCCCGTACCAGAGGGACTATAGGTTTGGGAAAAGAAAGACGcctagccctcgaaacctaatagcgtCAGGGTCGGAAAAAACAAGAGTTGGCTGAGGATGGCCAgacaggaaagataaaagtgaggagcctggcgcaagtaagtggaagcaatgccaggactgAGCTCGGGgcctcgtggttgccagccacgTACTCACTAGCTGCGAGTCCCCTGCGTAATTGTATCAATAAAATGTCTTTATACTAGGATGATGATTTTGCAGTTGTAGAGAAACGAAGAAAGGTGAGCATGGGCTTTATTCCGCAAGATTCACACAATTTTGTTGAGTCAGTTAAGGCTATGTCATTCCAGTGCATGCAattgacttctttgattttaaagatgctgTTAGAACATTATTGTCAATGCTGGCAAGTAAGATGTCCAAATTCAGTcttacacagaagaatgaaaaaatgcCAGTGTGTTAAAAGGAGGAAAGACCGTGGCTGACGTACGCAATGCATTATTTCAACTGAAAGACCAGCCATGTTTGTTACTGCCGAACCAGAAAGAACTGTTGACGATGTTGTTATTTCTCCCTCAACAGACATGGCGCTTTACAGCAAACTTAGCAGCATCAGATCCCGAGACTGGACTCAATACTGAGAGactttttcttgaatttaattttgttattttctcGCGAAAAGGTTAAAAGATGTGTCAAACAGTTTCCGTTGCCTACTACTGCAGTACGTAAAGCGCTACTACTATATTTCTGTACGAGTAAAACATAGTGCCTCAGTATTAATGACAACTGAAACAAAAAATGTTCTTACTGGCGCttagaaccagtcagtttcctggtaTACCACTTACGAGGTTcttaataaattctgtattttcTAATAATTTCTAATTTTTGCCTCTTTAATCTACGGTTCTAAATACCTAGTCAATTTTTTAGATATAAATAAGTTGTGTATGAaaagaggtacatctacatctacaagcatACTCCATAAGCATTGTATTGTGCATGGCGGAGGTTACATTGCACCATCACTAGTCGTTTTTGTTTCTTGTTCCCCTCGCAAAAAGAGTGAGGGAAGAACGACTATGTATTTGCTTTCgtataagctctaatttctcttgtctATCTTCGtactccttacgcgaaatgtacgttggcggaggCAGGATCGTTCCGCAGTCAGCCTCAACTGCCGGTTCTCTATAAGTTGTAGTAGCTCAAAAATCCGGTCAAGTGCAAGTAGGACTCGCTCTCTGAGGTGTCCCTTCCGTACGAACGTAATTCTGTACATAGGAAGTTAATCTATAGGTTTTCGAGTATCAGAATATGTAACGTAAATGGCATACCCTTTGattgcattgacatagaagcttaaaGTTTTTTACATGGCCAAAGGACCGAAGACTTTAGTATCGGACGTAAATTTTAACTTTCTATCTGTTAGTGCCGAAGCAGAAAGAAGTCTTGACGATGTTGTCATTTCTCCCTCAACAGACATAGTGTTTTACAGCAAACTTCGCAGCAtgaatggaacacataactaaaaCACGTAAATTGCGCaggccgcaccagtgtttaagaagggtagtaggagtaatccatcgaactacagacctatgtcattgacttcggtttgcagtagggttttggagcatatactgaattcaaacattataaatcacctggaagggaacgatctattgatacgtaatcagcatggcttacaCTCAAGGCCACATTGTTCCCCACTCCTCCAAACGTCCTAACTCTTGGAAACTTCCTACAGTGCGTTTCGCTCCTATCTACCGGAAGCTACGGTTATGAAGCTCACAATAAAATATGCGCCATAACACCAACCGGGCCATAGCTCCCTCAGGTAcattatcactgaatgtacctgaaaaaatTTATAATTGTACATGCATACTTcagggagatatgatgtcataaacattaggATTTCCCAAAAACTAGCTTTtacttaaaacggagcgcaaattacccagagtaTACTGATCCAGCATTCAAGCATTTGGCAACTTCTGaggaactttaaacataatttcgatGCTTTAAAAATTTTTTCTATCTTACaagcttaatgtcaaatatttaacatattaactcatttgtaaagtaataaaaAGTTTGAGCTGTTTTATACACGAGAGTTCGATACTTTACAGAATCCAGGGTTTACTGTTTGTCCCCTCACCTGTGCTGGATGAATGAACAACATTGTGTATTCTTCTGAACAAATTTATGTGATATAAGAACAAATAAGcagtcggtcacaaatattaagtcaaaattgaccaggtttcgacgctactatgagcgtcgtcttcagaattagactaactgttctaaaacatattaagtgtataatacattaataaaattaaagtttgtaccgaGTGGAAAAAGATACAGTACGTCATGACGTCGACTTTCCTGCTTAGATCTTCTTCAATATGTGACTCgtaagtagcgtcgaaacctggtcaattttgatatacagggtgttacaaaagggtacggccaaactttcaggaaacattcctgacacacaaagaaagaaaatatgttatatggacatgtgtccggaaacgcttactttccatgttagagctcattttactacttctcttcaaatcacattaatcattgaatgggaacacacagcaacagaacgtaccagcgtgacttcagaatctttgtcacaggaaatgttcaaaatgtcctccgttagcgaggatacacgcatcccccctccgtcgcatggaatccctgatgtgctgatgcagccctggagaatggggcattgtatcacagccgtccacaatacgagcgcgaagagtctctaaatttggtaccggggttgcgtagacaagagatttcaaatgcccccataaatgaaagtcaagagggttgaggtcaggagagcgtggaggccatgaaactggtccgcctctaccaatccgtcggtcatcgaatctgttgttgagaagtgtacgaacacttcgactgaaatgtgcaggagctccatcgtgcttggaccacacgttgtgtcgtacttgtaaaggcacatgttctagcagcacaggcagagtatcccgtatgaaaccatgataacgtagCGTAGgtgggcgaaactaaaatgagctctaacatggaaattaagcgtttccggacacatgtgcacataacatcttttctttatttgcgtgtgaggaatgtttcctgaaagtttggccgtacctttttgtaacaccctgtatatttgtgacCGAACCttggcagctatgttcaaagttttaaatttATGTGATGTTGTAATAGAGTGAATGAAGATGTCGCGTCCTGTCTCCGCTTTGCTGGCAGGTTTACTCACCGGCATACGGCCCGCCGGCGTACGGACCCCCGCAGTACCCGGTGACTGGTTACCAGCCGCCCGCGGGTGCCAGCTTCAGTGCCACCTCGGACACTTTCACCGCCCCCGAAGGTGGCTCCAACAGCGACACCAAGTCCGAGTCCAGCTCCGAGGGCAGCTCTGGCAGCTCCGACCTCTCGGTGCTGGACGACCTGGGCGGCCTCGTGGGGCTGCTGGGCGGCGGCGACAGCGGGGGCGGCGGCAGCCCCCTGTCCGCGCTCATCTCGCTGCTCCCACTGATCAACAACCTGGTCAGCCTCAAGAGCGGCAAACTCGGAGGCAGCGGCAACGGCGACGCCAGCGGGGGCTCGCCCCTCGAAGCGCTGGGATCACTGTCCGGCCTCTTGGAGAGTGCTTCCGGCCCGATCAACAAGAAACTGCAGGCGGTGCAGGCGGTATCCTCGCTGCTGCCCGTGCTACAGCAACTGAAGCACTCCAAGCCGGTGGGCTTCCGCACGTCGCTGGCCGTCGGCCGGGGTTTCGACCCCAACCGCGTGCGGAGGTCGCCGCAACGTATCTCCAAGCGGTCGCTCCTCCTGCTGCCCAAGAAGTTGGCGGTGCTGGGCGCCATCTCGAAGCTGCAAAAGATTAAATCGGGCAAGAAGGAACCCTTCAGCTTGTTCAGCCCCTTCTCCTTCATTCCCGGCCCGTTGGAACTCGTGAAGGAGGGCCTGAAGACAGTGCTGCCGAGCTTCGTCAGCGGACTGCTGGGCttcgaggacgaggaggaggaggagccggGCGCGGCCGGACCGCCGCCCCCGCCGGGGGCCTACCTGGACACCTCGGCACTGCCCGCGCTCCCCGGCCTGCCCCCGATCCCCATCAAGACCGGGCTCTTCGGCTTCGGCTTGCCCCCCAAGTTCATCTTCCAGCCCGTCGCCGGAGGTCAGCCTTACGTGTCCGTACGTTACCCTCAGAACGGAGCCAGCCCCCCGGAAGAGGACACCGGCACGCACTACGCGGACGGCCCGGTACCGTACTCTGCACCCTACGAATATCCTCCTcacccgccgcctccgccgccacaGTACGGTGCACCGGTGTACAGCCCTCCACCGTACGGCGCAGATCAGCTTCCGCGGTCTCCTCCTCCCGAGCCCGATTCCAAGCCGGAACCGGCCGTCGCGTACCACGCTTCGCAAGTGATCCCCCAGCTCCAGATCCAGATCTCGCCGTACCCTCTGCCCCAGGCACAGCACGGCAGCGGCTACGGCCCGCCTAGCCCCGGTTACGGTCCGCCCGGCCCCAACTACGGCCCACCGAGCGCCACGTACGCCCCTCCCCTCGAGCCCCCTCCACCCCCGATGGAGGAACAGGTGGTGTCACAGGAGCAGGAGGTCGAGGTCCCAGAGCGCCCGGAGGCGCCTTACCCTCAGGCTGTGCCCCTGGAGCCGTCCACGGAGCCACCTGCACCACCTCCGCCTCCCCCGTCGCCGGCACCGTATCCACCTGCTCCGCCCCCAGCGCCGTATCCACCTCCGGGTGTCCCCCAGCAGCCGTTCTCCCCTCCCGACTCGTATGGCAGCAATTTGGATTACTCGCCGCCGAGCTTCAGCCACGATGGCGGCTACGCTCCACAGCAGTTCGGACCGGACGACGGCACCTACTACCCCGGCCCCAGCCTGCCGTACTCTGCAAACGAGATCCACGACCCTCTGGCCTCCCCGTCGGAAGTCAGCTCCTTTGCGGCCTTCCGCCACTCTCAGCCTTACAGCCCAGAAATCTTCAACTCGGACGATAGCTTCGTGGTAAGTACCTAATGCTTTATTCACCACTATGTTCCTCACAGCTTTcgcatctacatgtacataaatACTCCACTGTACAGCGCATGGCACAGTGTACATTGTATCAATATTATCTGTTCTTTTTCCTATTCCACTTGCGTACTGACTAATGATACCTACACAGGATGTATATTTGTGGTAGCACAATCTCTTCGAAAGCGGATTCGTTAAATTTACTTTAACGAGTTTCATTTTTGTTATGAAGATTCTCATATAACTTCACAGAGCATCTCGTTTGCAATTTCGCACTGCCTATACTGACGTGTTACGGTCATCGCAGCGAACATCCGGTGTCTGCTGTCGTGCATATTTCATGAAGAAGTGCTGGAGCAGTACCATAGTAATAGTTCGACCTGCCTCTTGTTAGCGATATCCTTTACACAGTCAGACAACAACTTTAAGTCAGGCATTAGCCTTCCCTGTAACCGATTTTGCATGTTCAAGTCATTTTACGCTGCTTTTATAGAGTTACTCCTAAATGTTCAAAGGATGTTACGTGCTCAGATCATCTATacaaatactaaaaggaatccgctaaatttcggttactcgGCAAATAATACAGCTCTAAaggttgtcagttcaactaaatacccagggattacaattacgaacaacttaagttgaaacgatcacatagataatgttgtggggaaagcgaaccacaTAATGCCCATTATTGAAGAAGTAACAAATGCACTAAAGACGCTCCCTccactacacttgtccgttctctgttagagaactgctgtgcagtgtggaatccttaccaaataggactggcagagacatcgaaaaatttcaaagaagagcagctcgttttgtactatcgcgaatacAGTAGCACCGACATAGGGGAATTCCACCGACTACCGACATCGGCAGATCTTTACAAATCAATATGCCAGTACGCGCACCAGTGCAACCAATCTCACCCCCCGAACGTAAAGATTTgggacgacaatcggtgaaattcaaatcagtttgtttcttCGCGCAATCGGCCGACGCTTACACAAGCAAAAGATGGAGTGTGAGATATTTTTAAGTTTAGTAGAAGAAAGGAGGAGTTTGTAGCATCCTGTGGATGAGAAAATATTATAACAACAGGGGTATGTCTCGGAATCTAAGGTCTGAAATCGCTattttattggaaaccacaagttCCGAACAATTCAAATATTTCATATAAATTGACTGCACGTAGCCTGACACTGAGGTCACAAGAACAATGGGGTACCTCCCAATATTGTGTCACACCTCGTTTTGCCGGCGTAGTGCAGGTACTgttcatggcatggactcaacaagttgttggaagcctcctgcagaaatattgagccaagttgTCTCTATAGCTATCCGTAATTGCGATAGTGTTGCgtttgcaggattttgcgcacgaactgacctcccgattacgtcccacaaatctcgatgggatccatgtcgggAGACTTGGGTGCCCAAATAATTCGCTAAGattgtccagaatgtacttcaaaccagttctacatctacgtctacgtgattactctgctatttacaataaagtgcctggaagattgtctctctaccgttccactttcgaacggcacgcgggaaaaacgagcacttaaatttttctgtgcgagtcctgatttctcttattttatcatgatgatcatttctcccaatgtaggtgggtgccaacagaatgttttcgcaatcagaggagaaaactggtgattgaaatttcatgagaataccccgtcgcaacgaaaaacgcctttgttttaatgattgccactccaattcaagtatcatgtctctgacactatctcccctatttcgcgataataaaaaacgagctgcccttctttgtactttttcgatgtcatccgtcagtcccacctgacgcgtatcccacaccgcacagtaatactccagaataggacggacaagcgtggtgtaaacagtctctttagtagacctgttgcaccttctaagtgttctgtcaatgaatcacactctttggtttgctcttccTACAATATTaactatgcgatcgttccaatttaggttatttgtaattgtaatccctaagtattctgttgaatttacagccttcagatttgtgtgacttatctcctaatcgaaatttagctgacttctttaagtactcatgtgaataacttcacacttttacttatcagggtcaactgccacttttcgcaccatacagatatgttatctaaatcattttgcaagtcgttttgatcatctgataactttacaagacggcaaatgagagcatcatctgcaaacaatctaagacggctacttagattgtcttctatgtcgttaatatagataaggaacaatagagggcctataacacttccttggggaacaccggatattacttctgttttactcgatgactttccgtctattattacgaactgtgacctttctgacaggaaatcacgaatccagtcgcacaactaggcgatacttcgtaggcacgcagtttggttagaagacgcttgtgaggaacagtgtcgaaagccttctggaaatctaaaaatatggaatcaatttgatatcccctgtcgatagcactttttactttatgagtataaagacatagttgtgtttcacaaaaacgatattttctgaaaccgtgctgattgtgcgtcaataaatcgtttttttcgaggtacttcataatgttcgaacacagtatacgttccaaaaccctactgcaaatcaaagttagtgatataggcctgaaattcagcagattactcctacttcgctTTCTGGGTATTGGTgacacttgagcaattttccagtctttaggtacggatctttctgtgagcgagtggttgtatataattgctaaatatggagctattttatcagcatgctctgagaggaacctgactggtatacaatctggactggaggccttgcctttattaagtgatttaagcagcttcgttacgccgaggatatctacttctatgtttctcatcttggcaactGTCCTTGATTGGAATCAGGAACAAGTCTGCCAGTTCAGCTCTTTCaacatctccgtgacactctcccgcgggtcagacaaacctgtgagtaatcatgctgcccttctctgtgtgcgTCAAATATCCCCTGTCAGTCTGGTACAGGTTGCACACACTTctgcaatattctaggatgtgtcACACGAATGATTTGTGAGCGATCTGCTTTGAAGACTGATtgtacttctccagtattctaccaatcaaCCGAAGTCTGACACCTGCTTTACCCACCATTGAGTCTATGTGATCGCTGCATTTTATAAccctacgaagtgttacacctaagtatttgtatgagtttcccTATCCGTTTTATAACCCTACGAAATGTTATACCTAGGTATTTGTACGAATTTCCCGAATCCAATTTTGACTCTGTGACATTTTAGTCACaggataatttttttttcgttttgtgaagtgcacaattttacacttctaaacatttttttttttaagttgacaaTCTTTCCACCATTTTGAGATCTTATAAAGATTTGACTGCATATTTCTGCATCTTTTTTCAGACTAtgcttcactatagataactgcatccatcatctgcgaaaaatctgaTGTTACTCCTAATGTTGTCCGCAAGGTCAATAGCAAGGGATTCAACGCACTTTCCTAGGATACATCCGAAGTTACCTCTCCATCCGTGATAACGTGCTGCGTCGTCATTCAGCCTCAAATTTCGGCTGACGCCCCATACTACCGTACTTGTAGtagtggtattgagtcaaatgctttcggaATTCGAGAAATACTGTCTGTACGTAACTGTCTCGATTGATGGCTTTCGGTATTCAATGCGAGTAAAGCGCGAGTTGGAATTCACACGACTGATGCTTTCGGAATCCGCGctgattggcatggaggaggtcattgggCGATTATGTGGCATCCATCTCGTCCAACGGGGCCAAAATAGATTCTAGCTTCCTTGATAAAACAGATTCTGCCGCAACCTAAACTCCTTGATCGAACCAAAAACTGACGAAGAAGACCAGAATCACTGTCACCAAGCTACCGGCCgcccgcgtggccgagcggttctaggcgcttcagtctgcaaccgcgcaaccgctgcggtcgcaggttcgaaccgtgcctcgggcatggatgtgtgtgatgtccttaggtctgttaggtttaagtagttc
This region of Schistocerca gregaria isolate iqSchGreg1 chromosome 7, iqSchGreg1.2, whole genome shotgun sequence genomic DNA includes:
- the LOC126281900 gene encoding proline-rich protein 12-like; translated protein: MDTRAALLCAVLLAASVSGGQEAECVGGCPQGTRREGRTLDLLSGLTGFLGGGDDEGGAPDPLKYPIWKVHKYHGIDLRPVQVVDVRSPYKPPEPKQVYSPAYGPPAYGPPQYPVTGYQPPAGASFSATSDTFTAPEGGSNSDTKSESSSEGSSGSSDLSVLDDLGGLVGLLGGGDSGGGGSPLSALISLLPLINNLVSLKSGKLGGSGNGDASGGSPLEALGSLSGLLESASGPINKKLQAVQAVSSLLPVLQQLKHSKPVGFRTSLAVGRGFDPNRVRRSPQRISKRSLLLLPKKLAVLGAISKLQKIKSGKKEPFSLFSPFSFIPGPLELVKEGLKTVLPSFVSGLLGFEDEEEEEPGAAGPPPPPGAYLDTSALPALPGLPPIPIKTGLFGFGLPPKFIFQPVAGGQPYVSVRYPQNGASPPEEDTGTHYADGPVPYSAPYEYPPHPPPPPPQYGAPVYSPPPYGADQLPRSPPPEPDSKPEPAVAYHASQVIPQLQIQISPYPLPQAQHGSGYGPPSPGYGPPGPNYGPPSATYAPPLEPPPPPMEEQVVSQEQEVEVPERPEAPYPQAVPLEPSTEPPAPPPPPPSPAPYPPAPPPAPYPPPGVPQQPFSPPDSYGSNLDYSPPSFSHDGGYAPQQFGPDDGTYYPGPSLPYSANEIHDPLASPSEVSSFAAFRHSQPYSPEIFNSDDSFVPMQHAVARNDVKTILLSNKGSGAGQPKRS